From one Butyricimonas faecihominis genomic stretch:
- a CDS encoding type 1 glutamine amidotransferase family protein, which yields MDKKEVIFVLLNNFADWEGAYISTCLNMGVKPGCPIKYKVKTLSLSKEPITSIGGFRVLPDYDINDLPDDHAGLILIGGMNWFLPEAKPIASLVEKAIAESKLVAGICNASVYLGMYGFLNHVKHTSNTLDYLKQYAGTQYTGETNYINDQAVRDNNIVTANGNAPLEFCREILYQLNAATPEIIEETYSFYKNEL from the coding sequence ATGGATAAAAAAGAAGTAATTTTTGTACTACTAAACAATTTTGCAGACTGGGAAGGTGCTTATATCTCCACCTGCCTAAATATGGGTGTCAAACCGGGATGTCCGATTAAATACAAGGTGAAAACGTTGTCACTATCCAAAGAACCCATTACCTCGATAGGTGGATTCAGGGTATTGCCGGATTATGATATTAACGACCTACCGGATGATCATGCAGGACTTATACTCATCGGCGGCATGAACTGGTTTTTGCCCGAGGCGAAACCCATCGCATCATTAGTGGAAAAAGCAATTGCGGAAAGCAAACTGGTTGCCGGAATCTGTAATGCCTCCGTGTATCTCGGAATGTATGGTTTCCTCAACCACGTAAAACATACAAGTAACACGCTGGATTACCTCAAACAATATGCAGGTACCCAGTACACGGGTGAAACTAATTACATAAACGACCAAGCTGTAAGAGACAATAACATAGTAACGGCTAACGGTAATGCCCCTTTGGAATTTTGCCGGGAGATTTTATATCAATTGAATGCCGCAACACCGGAAATTATAGAAGAGACTTATTCATTCTATAAAAACGAACTTTAA
- a CDS encoding ATP-binding protein, producing MQRPFKFTKLKLITGYILILLLGAIAIVFIYKQTIALTQKGNDEIVMQQKLFIISNTLTKLYEAENTGIAFSQTGTQKNFDTYMKLIEDIKDNMDTLKNLSISSEQNLRIDTINTLLGKRIKNLKDLYYVKKYYIPEDFYNKTIEKIGTLKDSADIIPDLREKIITVIDSNYIIRERKGLFRTKRDSILKVDTTLHRIVDTLSMVTTNNNTDTLMNVIRDSWSQYQQQKEEIDAEVSRREAIVIQSGQHITERLKRVLKDLEKEELENTMIRLEQQQITTHHLTRTISWIAIIACVLVVFFVVLIINDITQSQRYRRELEAAKTYTERLLHNREKLMLTVTHDIKSPLSSIIGYIELLNNTQLEERQHYFLKNMKGTAEHILHLANNMLDFSKLESNKMEINTVPYNPGRLLQETTDSFLPLAAQKSLELKSDISNALNGLYLGDSMKVRQIVVNILSNAIKYTREGKVSLSAFISPTKDDQFIIVIKDSGPGMTEEEQELIFKEFTRLTPQHNNGAEGTGLGLTITLQLVHLLDGELTLESKKGEGSTFTVKFPLIKATAQESQPTETPSSPPVRHEGMKAFIIDDDILQLTVTTELLRKAGIQCDTCTHPQEALSRLEKGNYNIVLSDIQMPEMDGFELVQQIRESQNQQIKSLPVIALSARDDMHEKEYQEAGFSAYLNKPYTPEQLYSRVNDLLGCAIETKQPTTQTSDKNAPYNLDMIMVFADNDKDAANQIIGSFISDCKTNFQLLAQHLESHETEQIAKLAHKMLPMFKQLAINDVIPSLLFLEKMPLDTEENKIRESIEKILQEGNNVLQLLEKETRQ from the coding sequence ATGCAAAGACCTTTCAAATTTACCAAACTCAAACTCATCACGGGATATATCCTAATTCTCTTGTTAGGAGCAATTGCAATTGTCTTTATCTACAAACAAACCATTGCCTTAACCCAAAAAGGGAATGATGAAATCGTCATGCAACAAAAACTATTCATCATAAGTAACACGCTCACCAAACTATACGAGGCAGAAAATACCGGAATCGCCTTTTCCCAAACGGGAACACAAAAGAATTTTGACACCTATATGAAATTGATAGAGGACATCAAGGACAACATGGATACCTTGAAAAATCTATCCATCAGCTCGGAACAAAACCTGCGAATAGACACGATAAATACGCTTTTAGGCAAACGGATCAAGAATCTGAAAGACTTGTATTACGTCAAAAAATATTACATCCCAGAGGATTTCTACAACAAAACAATCGAAAAAATAGGCACGCTCAAAGATTCGGCAGATATCATCCCCGATCTCCGGGAAAAAATCATTACCGTCATTGACAGTAACTACATCATCCGGGAAAGAAAAGGATTATTCCGGACGAAAAGAGATTCCATCCTAAAAGTTGACACAACCCTCCATCGCATCGTTGACACGCTCAGTATGGTCACGACAAACAACAACACGGACACATTAATGAACGTGATTCGGGATTCATGGAGCCAGTACCAGCAGCAAAAGGAAGAGATCGATGCGGAAGTCTCCCGGCGAGAGGCGATCGTTATCCAAAGTGGTCAACACATCACGGAACGCCTCAAGCGAGTACTGAAAGACCTTGAAAAAGAAGAACTCGAAAACACGATGATTCGCTTGGAACAACAGCAAATCACGACACATCATCTCACCAGAACCATATCTTGGATCGCGATCATCGCTTGTGTGCTGGTGGTCTTCTTCGTCGTTCTTATTATCAATGACATCACGCAAAGTCAACGATACAGGCGGGAACTGGAAGCTGCAAAAACATACACGGAACGGTTGCTACATAACCGGGAGAAACTCATGCTGACTGTCACTCACGACATAAAATCCCCTCTAAGCTCCATCATCGGGTACATTGAACTACTAAATAACACCCAACTGGAGGAGCGACAGCACTATTTTCTCAAAAACATGAAGGGGACAGCCGAACATATCCTGCATCTTGCCAATAACATGCTTGATTTCTCCAAATTGGAATCCAATAAAATGGAGATCAACACGGTTCCATATAACCCGGGACGTCTGTTACAGGAGACGACGGATAGTTTCCTTCCTCTAGCGGCACAAAAGAGTCTGGAATTGAAAAGCGATATTAGCAACGCCCTGAACGGACTTTACCTCGGGGATTCCATGAAAGTTCGCCAAATCGTGGTTAATATCCTATCGAACGCCATAAAATACACCCGGGAAGGAAAGGTTTCTTTATCCGCCTTTATTTCCCCTACAAAAGACGACCAGTTTATCATTGTAATCAAAGACTCCGGGCCGGGAATGACGGAAGAGGAACAAGAACTGATCTTTAAAGAATTCACCCGCCTAACCCCGCAGCATAACAACGGGGCGGAAGGCACAGGTCTTGGCTTAACAATCACATTACAACTCGTTCATTTACTTGATGGTGAATTAACCCTCGAAAGTAAAAAAGGCGAGGGAAGTACCTTCACGGTTAAATTCCCGTTGATAAAGGCCACAGCACAAGAATCCCAACCGACAGAAACACCCTCTTCACCCCCGGTTAGGCATGAAGGGATGAAAGCCTTTATCATCGATGATGACATTCTTCAACTGACCGTCACGACAGAATTACTCCGAAAAGCAGGCATCCAGTGTGACACGTGTACGCACCCTCAAGAGGCACTATCCCGTTTGGAAAAAGGGAATTATAACATTGTTTTATCCGACATCCAGATGCCGGAAATGGACGGGTTCGAACTCGTGCAACAAATCCGAGAATCCCAAAACCAACAAATAAAAAGCCTTCCGGTAATTGCTCTGTCTGCCCGTGACGATATGCACGAAAAAGAGTATCAAGAAGCCGGCTTTTCAGCCTATCTAAATAAACCGTATACCCCGGAACAACTATATAGCAGGGTAAACGACCTGTTAGGATGTGCGATAGAAACCAAACAGCCGACAACACAAACCTCTGATAAAAACGCCCCTTACAATTTAGATATGATCATGGTCTTTGCCGACAATGACAAAGATGCCGCCAATCAAATTATCGGGTCTTTTATATCGGATTGCAAGACCAATTTCCAGCTATTGGCCCAACATCTGGAATCACATGAAACGGAACAGATTGCCAAGTTAGCACACAAAATGCTACCCATGTTCAAGCAACTAGCGATTAACGATGTCATTCCCTCGTTGCTTTTCCTGGAAAAAATGCCATTGGATACAGAGGAAAATAAAATAAGAGAGAGTATTGAAAAGATCCTGCAAGAAGGAAACAATGTTCTCCAATTACTGGAAAAAGAAACACGTCAATAA
- a CDS encoding sigma-54-dependent transcriptional regulator, with the protein MAKILIVDDDTTFCIMLRKWLEKRGFEVDTAFSYKDAVKQLDKAGFDLVLTDLRLPDKDGIDLLRVIKEKTPETQVLLMTGYADIQTAVTAIKLGAFDYVAKPVIPDEILKKLQEALKLEAEPVAKSVPAKAKTTSFSYIKGVSEGADRQYEYIHLVGPTTMTVLINGESGTGKEYIARLIHSMSNRKDGPFVAVDCGAIPKDLAASEFFGHIKGSFTGAVTDKQGYFVTASGGTIFLDEIGNLPYDVQVQLLRALEERKVHPVGGNVDIPFDVRIISATNENLKEAVASGRFREDLYHRLNEFSIQALPLRERKEDILIFANHFLDKANEELGKQVTGFDEEVMRIFRTYSWPGNLREMRNIVKRATLLCMGSLISKTCLPPELEQKPVEPERTSTTRREMEIELIKDAMQKCRNNKSEAARMLQIDRKTLYNKLKSFGLEDL; encoded by the coding sequence ATGGCAAAGATTTTAATCGTGGATGACGATACAACATTTTGTATCATGCTGAGAAAATGGTTGGAAAAACGTGGATTTGAGGTAGATACTGCTTTTTCCTACAAGGACGCTGTAAAACAATTGGATAAAGCAGGATTCGATCTCGTGTTGACGGATTTGCGTTTGCCGGATAAGGACGGGATCGATTTGCTGCGGGTGATCAAGGAGAAAACACCGGAAACACAGGTGCTTCTGATGACAGGGTATGCCGATATACAGACCGCGGTCACGGCGATTAAACTGGGGGCTTTTGACTACGTGGCCAAGCCTGTTATCCCGGATGAGATTCTTAAAAAGTTGCAGGAAGCTTTGAAGTTGGAGGCAGAACCCGTTGCCAAGTCTGTTCCTGCAAAAGCGAAAACGACGAGCTTTTCCTATATAAAAGGAGTGAGTGAAGGTGCCGATCGGCAATATGAATATATTCATCTGGTGGGGCCTACCACGATGACGGTTTTGATTAACGGGGAGAGTGGTACGGGTAAAGAGTATATCGCTCGCCTGATTCACTCGATGAGTAACCGGAAGGACGGGCCTTTCGTGGCGGTTGATTGTGGGGCAATACCGAAGGACCTTGCTGCGAGTGAGTTCTTCGGGCATATTAAGGGTTCTTTCACGGGTGCCGTTACCGATAAACAGGGGTATTTCGTGACCGCATCGGGGGGGACTATTTTCTTGGATGAGATTGGTAATTTGCCTTATGACGTGCAAGTTCAGTTGTTGCGCGCACTCGAAGAGCGTAAAGTACATCCCGTGGGCGGAAATGTTGATATTCCTTTTGATGTTCGTATTATTTCAGCCACGAATGAGAATCTCAAAGAGGCCGTCGCGAGTGGTCGTTTCCGCGAGGATTTGTATCATCGTTTGAATGAATTTTCCATTCAGGCATTGCCCCTTCGGGAGAGAAAAGAGGATATTCTGATTTTTGCCAATCATTTCTTGGATAAGGCGAACGAGGAACTGGGGAAACAAGTGACCGGGTTTGATGAGGAGGTGATGCGTATTTTTAGAACTTACTCGTGGCCGGGGAATTTGCGGGAAATGCGTAATATCGTGAAACGGGCGACGTTGTTGTGTATGGGAAGTTTGATTTCCAAGACCTGTTTGCCCCCGGAGTTGGAGCAAAAGCCCGTGGAGCCTGAAAGGACATCTACAACACGGCGGGAGATGGAAATCGAGCTGATCAAGGATGCCATGCAGAAATGCCGGAACAACAAGAGCGAGGCTGCCCGTATGCTCCAGATAGACAGGAAAACATTGTATAATAAATTAAAAAGTTTCGGTCTGGAGGACTTATGA